In Lactuca sativa cultivar Salinas chromosome 5, Lsat_Salinas_v11, whole genome shotgun sequence, the DNA window tcgaaatttgggatgttataagttggtatcagagccttggcttgagggattcgggcacaccttCAGGGGtgcctggactcaaaccgaggatttaaAAGATTTTCACAAGAAAAtgtttttctaaaaattaaaGTAAGAAAGTTtggagaaagaacaaggtgtgtgatgtgcgcggccggtcgagctcaagtatgttttccctaagatacccatacatgttatgttatgatcttatatgattatgagaactgcatgctagattagggctaaggatttaggaaggatgccttttATGCCTGCTATGTGTGTATGAGAACTGCacgctagaatagggctaaggatctagggagatgCCTGCTATGCCTATTGTATATGCTTATGGTGTTGCATAATAGCCCGTATAGGTTATGTTTGGGACGAGTTACTTAATGCTCGAATGCCGCTTGCTTTGTGCTAATAGAATTGATAGTTTTCTTTAGTTAACTAGTAAACAAATTGTTAGGATTAGAGTGTTGCGTCATATGGGCTTATTTGTTAATATTTTGATTAcccagtttgggcctgtccaactatGGTTTAAGCATTAGGGTTAGCTTAtataatatgcatgcatgtatagctTTGAGGTTAACGTTTTCATTAATAGCGATTGCATTGTAACTCTAaccacacctctacagtcgaagttcttaatcgagctcttttaAGGTGTGagatattaatcattcgacatcttttgaTCCATTCTCATGCACTTTACTTTATTATTGTTGTTAATCTgtttagaatctatcgatctaatAGCGCaatattctcatcaattggtattagagtaggagactgtgtaattaaTACACATCTCTTTTGTTTGAagaatcttttagggtttccgcttttgtCGAATATAGTGAAGCCGTCTTCTTCTGATCGAAGGTGTCTCTTgtgtttgataaaaccctaagttCATCCTTACAAGTCTGATTCTAGCAATTATAAGAAAAAGCTCATCATGTCTCACGACGACTCTcaatcaaatcccatcaacatctccaacaataTTGGATCAACAATATCTGGGAAGCGATAACGATTGGTCCGTTTGTTCACTCTGGAACGAATAGAAATGTCAAGACTCAAAAGACAATCAACTCTTGATTGACGTAGAAAAGATCCCTCAAGATGAGAAAGACAAGGTGTTATGTAACATTAAAGCCATGAGGATGATCAGATTTGCTTTGCAAGCCGATACTTTCCGTTTAGTatgtgtaacgccccgttctaaaAGTAATTATTTATGGATCCCCAAGATCATGAGTAACggcgtttcggtcttttatggcaaTGGCTCCTATTCGAGAAGGTTTCATGTTGGGGTGTGttactagaagcgtagggcttctcgccaccttttcatggatacaaattccgtcggaaacggacttagagtaaaggagttatgacactttgaagatagtGTCAATAATGGTCCCTAAAGGAAATATTTGGCAAAGGGTCCTAAGCATGCATGGAGTGCATGCGTGTGATtgcctgggtacgcccagcgtaaactaggttacgcccaacgtagattGGTTAAGTGAACGCCGGTGTTgggggcgtacgcccaacgtacgtccagTGTCCAGAAACCTTAATTTTAGGGCCAGCCACTATCTACGGAACATAatggttccaaccctagcctccatgtcTGCCCTCTTACCCTCAAAAACCCCAAGTAGCCGTTCTTCTTCCGTTGTTGTGGATATTTGACCTTGGGGAGCTTGGTTTGGCAAAGGAGAgactagaagaagaaagaaggagTTGTCAAGGAAGGAGTTGGGTGGTTGGAGCTCGTAGATCTGGGAAGGCATCTTAAAGTCTCCTGCCTGACAAttattttgtgtagatctaagtgttatgaagttttgacaccattccttgtcccaaaaaccccaaaGTGATGCATGATGTGAGTTGGTTGATACTAGCTATCCTTTTAGagcttaggagaggtcttgagtgagaaaaatgaggtcccaatggctttggttgtctcatgtATGATGtaggtaggtcttaatggattaagaccttgagttaagagctttctggacgtcccaagtaataaattttgagactttatgaatcctaggcatgtttggtcgttggatctgaagtttgggcttaagtgcttaagccattgaGAACATATGAGGAATTTTAGTTCAACGAGGTTACGCCCCACGTAAGTTGATGAACGCCCAACGTAGTGGGTCAGCGTCCTGTTTCCAGTCTGCGAGAatcgaagtacgcccaacgtaccaagaggggtacgcccagcgtactccctctgttggatTTTCAATTTTGGGCCTTAAGTAATTGGGCTGTTTATGGGTTAGCTGGGCTTGGGCCGTGACTGAACATTGTGAATGGAGTAAATTGGACCCAATAATTAtcatggaccttggatctaggcccgttTGGAAAGGTGGGCCCTATTTAGTAAATtaggccaatattgggctttgcatgaggatttggttttgggtcttggcccaataagaggatagtggacttaatgagtgttgtaggcccttggcctagaaagtcatgATGGATTCTAATGTGATGATTTTCATGTGATAGTTGGGATTTTTGGTGAGTCAGCAGTCAGAGATTTTCAGgatttcggcagttgcaaggtgagttatcctcactgtactcaagggtctaaggcaccaaggccggccctttgaattgttgttAGAGCTTGTTATGTAATGTGATGATATACTTgttagtatcctggtagataggatagtGATATATGGATATTccttgttagcttagtatcctagagAAATGGATAGTTGTGTGATGGTTAGTTCTGTTGGATCAGTGCCCTGGTAGTTGGGTAGTGGTTATTTATAGACCTGTAGTTGGTCTTGCCTTATGTACACTGGTAGGAGATTACCTgcgggttatgtatgttgagcagtagcatagggtattccatcccagtaGGATGATAGAGCCCTTATATGTTGGTTATGTAGAGTATTCTGTGGTTGCCTATTATGTGTGCATGTTTACTAGTGTGgggaattccaacccgatggttgtgggccaggagtattccatcccggtaggatgattggactcatagtaggttggcattcaaacccaatggttgtgggcctggggtattccatcttgcaAGATGATTCGACCCATAGTTGTAGTATTTACTGTATGTATAGGGAgtagggcattccaacctgatggttgtgggctaggagtattccatccaggtaggatgattggactcatagtaggttggcattccaacccgatggttgaggggcctggggtattccatcttatgagatgactggacccatagtagttattgttgtacgtataggttttggcattccaacccaatggttgtgggccgagagtattccatcccggtaggatgattgggcttGTGTTAtataggcattccaacccgatggttgagggccgagggtattccaaccggaaggttgattggacccgtagtatgttgttctttgttgtatgcgtatgtttatgtgtttatgggtactttgggggaactcaccaagctttcaggcttacagttgtggtttattgtttcaggtgcttcagtagatcgtggcaaggcgaagccgtgatcataccgctcctcatgttttatgatttatgtgatatgattctgggggaatactctgatgtttaaactattttgcaaacaagatgtatgaacgtATTCATTTtttaatgaaataaaatgttttaaattggttgaaatttttggtcgttacagtaCGTTCATGCACTacagctaaagaaatatgggatagttTGAAAGAATTATATTCAACTGATGAAGATCTAGAGCACTCGATCCAAACCTTGTTGCTCTCTGAGTTCAGTGCTTTCGAACAAAAACCTGATGAGAAACTCATTCAGACATTCGACCGTTTCAACCATTTGCTTAGCAAGATGATGAAGCATGGAATTGGAAGGAAAgtgatcgaacaaaaggttacctttATGAATGGgttaagacccgaatggatggttgTGGTCTCGACTGTAAAGGCACATGAGCAATTTAAGTCCTACTCGCTGGCGAAACTAATGGGTATATTCAAATCTCATGAAAGCGTGGTGACTAAGGAAGCGAAGGTAGTTTCGGGTGTGGGTTCTCTGGCCGTTGTTTCTAAGAACAAGAATGtagtagatgaagaagaagaatctgATTTGTTAGAATGCGATTTGACTAAtgaagaatatgcaatgatggttACAAACCCATAGAAGTTTGCTCGTAAGAAGTTCCctgtcaacaagaaccgaaattggcagggaagctatagcttTGAAAAGACGAAGGAGGAGAACAAGAACACTACTCAGAAGGACGATGAGGAGAAGGAGAGAAAGCTTGTGGGAGATTCAGGATATGAATGCAACTATTGTCACGGCAAGAACCACTTCGTTAAGGATTGCATGCTAAGAAAGATGTCTAAGAAAAGGGAGGGTGAAGATGACAAAGAATACTACATGCGAatattggaggagataaagataAAGAAATCAACTAACGtttctatgaatgctttgattgtgaaGGAACATGTTATTGATGATGAGTTTGGCGGAGTAGAAGTCTGGTCTAcagactctgaagatgaagaggtaCGTAGGCCCTCGCATGGAAGAGCTTATGTGGCAAGAGAAGGAGTTATTGAGTCACCTGGGAGATGATTAATGGTGACAGCAGGAGTGTCACAAATGGGAGGAGATACAACCGAAGGTAAGCATGAGGAAGCGAAGCTTAAGGAAAACAATGTTTCACTGCCAAGCCTGTGAGTGAAAAGATCAGTGATTGTGatcagttgatcaaaaaggtacaatccatcctcgaatcacatAAGATACATGTATCAAACTATGAAACAGAGTTAAACAAATTAAAATTCAAGTTTTCTAATTTAAGCGACAGTGTTATGCAAACTCGCTtagcaaattctaacctaactgaccaactcagcagggagtcttccaagagtgaggagagaaggatgtggataCAGCAGAAGGAGTCAGAGTTAGTTAGGGCCAGGGATGAACTTATTTATGTGCAACGAGacaatttgaagtttttaaaacaaagaaatgttttctgtttgattgctaaacgattGTACACTTATATCACCCAGTTGCATCTAGATTGTGAGATAGGTAAAAAgattcacaaaatgattttgcctttccttgaatttaaggaggacgaAGTCATTTCTGAATGTGAATCTATAATGTCCTCAGATGAGATTTCAATAACCTATaaatatggactggacaaaatttaGTCTTTCATTGAGTCCAAAGAACATAAATTTATGTTAAAGAATTTGCtggacgaaaatgataaattaaaaatcaagaccgagaccatacaaaaatttgactcatcacatgccaaattaagttcataACATAAGATGAACATAGAGAATAGTTTTGAATTTGATGATGACAGTGAGATGAGCGAAATCTCAGTAGAAGATGAGGTCGATTGTTCATAATTTCTTAAGAGCGAACCTGAGTCAGCGAAACCACTCATTTCTGGAAattctgttgagttcgctcgAACGTCCAAGGACAAGTCCAAGGTTTTCAAAGAAAAGGCAGTTGTCTATTAGAAGGTGCAAATAGTACCAAACCAAGTGTATGCTGTTACAGGTGTAACTAAGAAACAAACAACATAATTGACCTCCTTGGTTGATAAAGATAATGCTGAAGGTTGTGACAACTACTTCTGGTCTGCACCCATCGACAATTCAGATGAAACGGTTGGCCTGTTAGAGTGAACTTCATGGAGAGTCAAGGGTAGATACATGGTTGAACCCATCAACAAACCTTCAAGTTTTGATAAGCCAAGTTCAAGTGGCACGAAAGAGATACCAAACGAACCAATGAAAGCATCTGGTGCATCTTCAACCACAACCGAAGCTAGAGAAGAGAAACCAAAACCAAGAGAGAATATTCATAAATCT includes these proteins:
- the LOC128134106 gene encoding uncharacterized protein LOC128134106, yielding MDIKFLALRDKGTLGGQIYSFDALIPIVIDCIVLDKEGIVRSCTTAKEIWDSLKELYSTDEDLEHSIQTLLLSEFSAFEQKPDEKLIQTFDRFNHLLSKMMKHGIGRKVIEQKVTFMNGLRPEWMVVVSTVKAHEQFKSYSLAKLMGIFKSHESVVTKEAKVVSGVGSLAVVSKNKNVVDEEEESDLLECDLTNEEYAMMGSYSFEKTKEENKNTTQKDDEEKERKLVGDSGYECNYCHGKNHFVKDCMLRKMSKKREGEDDKEYYMRILEEIKIKKSTNVSMNALIVKEHVIDDEFGGVEVWSTDSEDEEVINDEQFDDEWYIDSGCSHHMTGRREELREFQSLKDGGCVKYGNNSFGTIKGNKMITNGEFSIRKVAYVEGLQHNLISVSQLVVLKSLRKSEMYPLNLNPIRGKPVVCLLTKANSEESWLWQQRLSHLNFKDINKLVLGDHKSEATPKLTVFYQAS